The DNA window CGGCGCCTATTAGGGCCGCGGCGGGAGTCTGCTCCCGCCCCCTCCCGGGGCTTCCCGCTACCCGTCGCGAGCGGCTCCCTAAAAGGGGGTCCCTCAACTACTGGGGCGGGACTGCGTGATGAGAAGGTCCGTCTCAGCGGCAGTGGCGGCGGCCGTGGTGGTAGTGGTAGTTGCAGTTGCGGCCGTTGGGGCCTACTACTATTACACCAGCAGGGGAGGCACCGTCTACTTCTACATGACTGACCCAGGAGGCCACTCCAGCTCAGGCTCCGGCGCCTCCAACAACACCTCCTTCGCCATCTACCTCACAGTTACGTCAATAATGATACACAGCGCCTCCAAGGGGTGGATGACCGTCTCTAACAAGACTATAACCGTCCAGCTGAGCTCATCACTGTCACTGATAACATCGAAGAGCCTGCCGCCCGGCAACTACACTGAGATAAGGTTCGTGGTGTCCTCCGTCACGGTCCAGGTGGGGGGCGTCAACGTCTCAGCCAGCCTGCCGAGCGGCGTGCTGAAGGCGCCCATAATCAACGGCGGCCTCCAGGTGACCAGCGGCAAGAGCGCCTACCTAGTGATATATATGGGGCCGCACCTGGTGCTGACCGGCAACGGGCAGTACGTGCTGAGGCCAGTTATAACTGTCGAGGCCTACTACTCGCCGCTCACGTCTAACGCCACAACTACCACGTCGTGAGAAGCCTTAAATTGCATGAGTTTCGCTTTTTTATTAGAAACCCCTCACAGGTGAAGTGATGGCATTGAGGAGGGCCGTGGCGGTAGCGACACTTGCGGTTGCGCTGCTGGCACTGCTGGCGGTCGCCAGGGCCCAGGCGACATCGATTTCAGCCACTGCTAGGATAGATGAGGCCGGCGACCTGGAGCTCTACGCCGTCTACAACGTGACGAGCGCCCCGGCCCTCCTGGTGGTCCCAGCTAAGTCGCCTGCAGCCTACTTCGCCGTCGAGAACGGCACCACCGAGCTGCCAGTGCAGTACAACGGCACCGACCTCCTGGTGGCGGTTGACCAGCCAGGCATCGTTAACGTCTCCTACCTGACGCTCCAGGCGACCTCAAAGGAGGGGGCCCTCTGGGAGGCCAACTTCACCATGCCGTGCCCTGGCGACGTCTTCCTGCCGCCCCAGTCGACGCCAATATACGTGAGCCCCGTGCCTCAGCAGGTGTTCTACGTCAACGGGTCGCCGGCCCTCGTGATGCCCTCGGGCCCAGTTACCATAGAGTACATGATGTCGCCGCCCGTGAGCACCACGACTACAGTGGTTGCACACAGCGTCACGACGACCAGCAGCATAACCCCAACAACGACCACGACGCGCGCCCCCTCACCCTCGTACCTGTTGCCTCTCATAATAGTTGTGGTGATTGTTGCTGCAGGGGGAGCCGGCGCCGCCCTAGTTATGCGCAGGAGGGGAGGTGGCGGCCCGGCCGAGGCCCTGGACGACAGGGACAGGGCAATACTGTCAGCTATATCAAAGCTTGGGGGTGAGGCCACGGCCTCCCAGGTGATGGGCGAGACAAACATACCCAGGAGCCCCCTGTACAGGAGGCTTGACAAGCTGGTCAGGCTGGGCTACCTTGAGGAGGGCGTCAGGGGGAACACAAAGGTCTACAGGTGCAGGAGGCCGGGCTGCTCCTAGCGGGCCGGCCTGAGGAGCAGCGTTATTATCTCCCTGGGCCTGTAGGAGAACCTCACAGCGTCGCCCTCAACCTGTATTGTCCTTGGCACCTCTTCCTCCTCAAGTATGTTGACGCTCCTGGCCTCGGCGACCCTGAAGGGGGCCCTCAGCACGCCGACGCCGGAGGAGTTGTGGGTCTCAAACATCCTGACCACTAGGCCGTCGCCGTCCTCAGGCGCCTTAACGGCCTCAAGCACCAGGTTCTCCGGGGAGAGCTCCATAAGCGACGCCTCCCTGTTACCGCTGGCCACGACCAGCGGGAAGGCGTACTCGTAGGCAGCTCTCGGCACCCCTGCCTGCCTCCAGTCGCCGGCGTGCGCCATCAGCGCGTAGGTGAAGTCCTGGGCCTCAAGGTCGGTGGCCGGGTCAGGGAACATGGGGGTCCTGAGGAGCGTCAGCCCAACTCTGTTGCCCTCAACGCTCGCGCCGTACTTCTTGGGTGAGAGCAGCGCAACGCCCCTGCCGGAGTCGTAGAGGTCTATGAACTTCTGGAAAGGCACCTCAAACATGGCCTTCTCCCAGCTTGTGTTCTTGAAGGCGGGCTCCTCCAGCACCCCCATGGGGGCGCCGTAGGCGTAGCGGTCAGCGTTCGTGTTGAAGGAGTGCCACGCCTTCACCATGAGCTCCCTGTCGACGAACTCGGCGTGCACCTTGAACTCAAGCAGGGGGAGGCCGGCGTAGAGCCTGACCTCCTGGACCAGCCTGTTCCTGCCGAGGCTGTAGCTTATGAGGGCCGACGCCATGAGCGGGCCGCTGTACTTCACGGCGACGGAGTCGGCCCTCAGCCTCAGCTCGCCGGCCCTGTAGCCGGGCTCTATGTCCCAGGCGTCAGCCCAGCCTGGGGAGTTCTGGTAGACGGCGACCTCGTTGGCGGTCCCGCTCACGAGCTCCTCGCCAGCGGCCTTAAGAACCAACGACGTTATAGTGCCATCCCTGGATATCACTGCCCTGACGGCGGAGTTCTCAAGGACTGCCGAGTCCCCCTCGGCCCTCGCCGAGGCCCTGTCGCCGGGGTCCAGGGGCCTGAGCGGGGCGAAGCCCATGGCTGGGGCGCTCACGTAGGCCAGGTAGCCCTCGTCTATGCGCTGTGACCCCTTGATCGGCCTGTCAGTTATAATATAGCCGTGCCTGCGCCACGGCAGGGAGTTGAAGACCGCAAGCCCCTCGCCGCCGGCCGCTGAGGCCATCGCCTTCAGCGCGTCCGCCCTGAGCTCGTCAGTCAGGGACCTCAGCTCCCTGTAGACCTCCTCGTAGACCTCCCTGACCGCCGAGCCCGGCAGCACGTCGTGGAACTCGTCCCTCATTATGACCTTCCAGCGCGCCTGGACCCTCTCCCTGTCGTACGTGCCCGAGAGGGCCTGCCAGGCCTCAAGCTCCCTCATCCACCTCTCAGCCTCGAAGTGCAGCGCCTTCATGAGCGAGTGGCTCGTGTAGGTCCCCCTGTGGGTCTCAACGTATAGCCTCCCCCTCCACCTTCCCGCCGAGCTGAAGTCCACCGCCTTGAAGTACTCCGAGGGGGTGGCGTGCACGAGCCTTGGGAGCCCGGGGAGCTCGTTTACTATGTTGAACTTCAGCTCCATGTCCTCGTTGGGCCCGCCTCCCCCGTCGCCGTAGCCGTAGGACAGGAGCGCCGGGCGCTCCTTGGTTGGCCAGCTCTCCCACTGCTCAAGCACAGCTGAGGCCGTCAGGGGGCTGTTGTAGCCCCCGCCACCGAAGCCGTAGACCACGGCGGGGAGCGGCTCGCCGTCGCCGCCGTCCCAGAGGAAGGGGCCGTAGGGGAACCTGTTGGTGTCGTTCCAGGTCAGCTTGTGGGTGGCGAAGTACTTTATGCCCCCGAGCCTGGCTATCTGCGCCAGCGTCGCCTGGAAGCCGAAGCTGTCGGGCAGCCACAGCACCTCGGCCCTCCTGCCGAAGAGCCTCTCGAAGTACCTCTGCGAGTAGAGCAGCTGCCTCGCCATAGACTCCCCTGAGGTCACGTTGGGGTCAAACTCAACGTAGCTAGCCCCCAGCTCCCACCTGCCCTCCCTGACGAGCTGGGCGACCCTGTCAAGCAGCTCGGGCGCGTCCTGGGAGAGCCACTCGTAGTAGAGGGCTGAGGACTGGACGTACTTCATCTCCTTGAACTTCTCCATGAGGCTGACCACGGTCGCCGTGGTCCTCAGCACCTTCCTCCTCGACTCGCTGAAGGGCCAGAGCCACGCTGCGTCTATGTGGGCGTGGCCAACCGCGTAGATCACGCCTGGCCTGCCGTACCTGCCCTCAAGCGACCTCAGGCCCTCCTTGAGCTCCCTGAGGGCCTCCTCAACCCCGGCTGGCCGCTGCTCCACGTACACCTTCTCAGCGAGGCCGGGGTCTATGGAGATCAGTAGCCTGTTGACGTCATAGCTTGTCCTGTAAACGGCCGAGGCCAGCAGCACCTGCGTCGGCGAGACAGCGTTCACCCTCACGCGCGAGAGGGCCCTGGAGAGCAGCGAGCTGAGGTCGTCCCTCAGCTGCGCGTCCCTCGTGGCCCTGGCCAGCTCCAGGGCGGAGGAGGCGTAGAGGTAGAGCTCGTAGCCGACGGGGTCCCTCTCAACTATGAAGGCCTCGGGCGGCATGGGCTGGGCGGGCTCCCCGAAGTCGCCGTAAGCCGTGGGCTCAGCCATAACTTCGTGGCTGCCGGGCGGCAGGGGGACCTGGACGTGCTCGGCGTCGACCTCGTAGTAGGGCCTGCCGTCAAGCCTTATGAGGGCCGGCGACTGCCTCAAGGTCACGATCATGTAGAGGTTCTGCCCGACCTCGTTGTAGAGGAACCTGTAGTCAAGGCCTCCGGCCGGAGACCAGCTGACGGCCCTGGGCCTCCTGAAGGAGGAGGCCAGCACGAGCAGCGTCCTCAGCTCGATGGCCTGTTGGCTCAGCCTGTCCATCTGGGCACCCAGCTCAGCGTTGCCGGCCCAGAAAAATAGAGGTCCCAAGCCGCCTAGGCCTTTAACATAATAATCTTATTAAAAGAAATATATTTCCCTAGGCAACTGATTTTCAAGGTCAATAGTGATTTTTAAGAAATGCTATTTCTTATCTCTATAAAGGGGATGTCATGGGACATTATCATAAGGGTAAATAAGGACTGTTGGGCCTTGTTCGTCTTTCTTCGGCCTGACTTGAGCCTGTTAGGCTCTGCTTGGTTTAGTTAGACCTTGTTCGGCTTGGCTCGGGCCTGTTCGGTCCTGTCCTAAGCTGTTCGGCTTTTTCTAAGTTTTTTAAGCTAAAAATAACATATATGCTGCAGCTCTGTGCAGCCCGCCCCTGCGCCCTCGCTTGGCCCCCCGAGCGGGCCTGACCCCCTGTTACCTTAGCTCAGTAAGGTAACCGCCAGGACCTCGCCTTGGTCAGGAGGGGCTGGGACTCAGGGCTGGACTTCGAGGAGGCGTATAGGCGAATACTAAACCACATGCTGAGCTCCAGGAGCCCCTATGACGTGGTCCTTCTGGTTCAACTGCGCAACGGCAGCCGTGTAGGGGAGGCAGTTGAGGCCGTCAGGCAGTTCTGCGAGACTGGCCAGGACCTCGTGCTGGTCAGGGTCGAGAAGCACAAGGACAATGATGTGCGCCTAATGGTCCTCCCCGAGGAGCTCAGGTCAGGCGAGGGCAGGCAGCTGCTGAGCGAGGCCTGCGCCGCGCTCTCAGCCCTCAGGAACCCAAAGGCAGCCGTCAAGGTGTACTGCTGCAGGGCCTACGGCTTTAACACTCACGCCCTGAGGTACGCCTTCGTTTCGTACCTTCTGAAGAGGGACGTGTCGCCCTCGATAGTCGCCAAGATAACTGGCCACAGGTCCCTCGACCACATCCTTCACTACACAGAGGTCAGGCTCGCTGAGGAGGTCCTGGCTGGCCTAAGGGGCTGGGGCGCCTCGCCAGCTGAGGGCCAGGCGCCTTGACCTTAGGCTGCAAAACTATATTAACATTTTCATACACAGAAAGTAGCTCGAGGTGCGGTTCTCTTGAGGGCGGCCAGGGCCCTGGCCCTCGTCATTGCCGTCGTTGTATCGGCCTCCCTGCTCGCCGGGCTGTCCTACCTGGTGCCTAGCCTGTTCCACAGGGGGAGAATCATAATAAGGGCATACGCTATGGGGGGCGACGGAGACCCGACCCAGCTCACCAACGCCTCGTTCTCAGTCTGGGCCTGGGCCCCAGCGCCCAACGGGACAGAGTTCATCCCAGTCTTCAACGGGACTGGGGCCCAGGCCGTGATAGACCTGAGCAGGTTAGTCAGCTGGGCCGAGGACTGGATACATGCTTATGGCAGGGCAGCCATAAGGTCATTTGAGCCATCGATAATCATGTGGGTCTCGTACCCCATAGCCCTGCCCAACGGAAGCGTTGAGCTTTTGACCCAGCCCTCCTTCCAGCCCCTTAACCTGAGCCTCCCGCTCAGCGGCAACGGGACCATAGCAGTAAACGTGATGGTGAACCACCCCTTCAGGACTCTCCTGAAGGCAAATGGCAAGGGAGCTGGGATAGCTGTAAGGGGCCTTGGTGAGGCATCGCCAGAGCAGGGCACCGTCACCGTCCCAATAACTACGAGCTTCACGTACTGCGGTATGCCTTGCTACCTAGTACCTCACGTCATGTTTTGGTACCCCAACGACACGGGCACGGCCCCCATAAGCCTCGCCGTGGCCCTGGGGCAGCCCAGCTCTGTTGGTGGAGCAGACGTGGTCATAAGTATAACGGAGTTCTCTCAAGTGGTCAATCAATCCGTTATAAACGGCCTCATGACACCTGGCAGCGCGGTCGAGGCCGCTACAGGGGAGTACGAAGAGACGGGGAATTTGCCCCAGGTTCTCAGTCAGTTTTCCGTAGAGCTGGAGACCACTTTCACGTTCACGAGTGAAGGGGAGGTCCAAGAAGGTAACTCCATAGAGGCCTACGTCCCATGGAATAAAGAGCCTGACATAGGCCAGCTCTACATAGTTGGCCAGGCCGCGCTGGTAAACTGGACTCTGCAGAGTCCTTCAGGCGCGACGGTGGGCTGGTACCTCGGCCTCCAGCTGACGGAGGTTGAGGTCGTGGGGATCGACAACGTCGAGGTCCCCGTGATCTATAATTGGTGGGCCTACGACCCATGCGTCAACCTGAACGAGTGGGCCTACGAGCAGCAGGTCCTCATGCAGGACCCAGGCGACTTCTATAGCAGTGAAATTAACTACTCGTGCCCTCTCCCCAACACGCCCGCGCCAGTCATATGGCAGTACTACGCCACGAACCTGACGTATTTTGATATAGTGAACCCCTACCAGGTATCCTATGCATCCTATGTGGACCTCTCCGTTGGCGTTAACGGGGCCAAGTCGCCCCTGGGCATAGCCATAGACCTTGGCTCGGCCATAGTGAAGTCTGCAGAACCTGTGGTCTCTCTGGCCTCCTCAGAGGTAGGCGACATTCTAAAGGTGATAGGGGCGCTCCTAGGCTCCTTCCAGTACCAGAGCAACTCAGTGGCGGTGAGTGTAAACACTATTACAATAAGCAACCCCTACACGAATTATTACGTTAACGTGTACTACAGCGGCCTGACGCCCGTGTACTATACCGTCGGCGGCCAGAGCTTCACCCTGCCCAGGGAGCTGATACTTATAAACGTGACCTCATAGCCTGAAGGCTAAGGGGCGCCTAAGCGCCTTAGTGAAACTCTTTTTCTTCGCTTTCCCCTTTTCGGCGTGAACCTCTAAACCTCGTGGCCTCAGCCCGCAGAGACAGAAGTGCCAGGAATCTTACGCATGGGGAGCGCCGTGAATGGGGCCCTTGGGCGAGGCGGAGGTCCCTGGGCGCAACTAGTGATCGTAAGCTGACGAGAATGAGCGCCCAGGGACAGACGGCTGGGCGGGCCCTCGAGGCGCCTGTTGAGTTCTACGCACGCTTTTGTGCGTACGGCGTAGGGCTCGAGGCGCCTAGCGAGCGCCCTGGGCCCTCCTGAACTCCCCCTTCACCGTCTCCTGGGTCCTCTTGACCTCTCTGTCTATGTCCTCAGGCGTCAGCTGGGCCTGCGTGGTTACTTGGGGCGCCTCGAGGGGCTGGGCCTTGGCGACAGTCTCGTTAGGGGCAGCCAGGGCGGCAGCCCCCGCCTCCTGGGCCTCGAGCTGCCTCACGTAGCCCTCTAGCCTGTCGGCCAGGGACTGAAGCCTCGCCGCAGCCTCCCT is part of the Acidilobus sp. 7A genome and encodes:
- a CDS encoding DUF4382 domain-containing protein → MRRSVSAAVAAAVVVVVVAVAAVGAYYYYTSRGGTVYFYMTDPGGHSSSGSGASNNTSFAIYLTVTSIMIHSASKGWMTVSNKTITVQLSSSLSLITSKSLPPGNYTEIRFVVSSVTVQVGGVNVSASLPSGVLKAPIINGGLQVTSGKSAYLVIYMGPHLVLTGNGQYVLRPVITVEAYYSPLTSNATTTTS
- a CDS encoding glycoside hydrolase family 38 C-terminal domain-containing protein; translated protein: MGPLFFWAGNAELGAQMDRLSQQAIELRTLLVLASSFRRPRAVSWSPAGGLDYRFLYNEVGQNLYMIVTLRQSPALIRLDGRPYYEVDAEHVQVPLPPGSHEVMAEPTAYGDFGEPAQPMPPEAFIVERDPVGYELYLYASSALELARATRDAQLRDDLSSLLSRALSRVRVNAVSPTQVLLASAVYRTSYDVNRLLISIDPGLAEKVYVEQRPAGVEEALRELKEGLRSLEGRYGRPGVIYAVGHAHIDAAWLWPFSESRRKVLRTTATVVSLMEKFKEMKYVQSSALYYEWLSQDAPELLDRVAQLVREGRWELGASYVEFDPNVTSGESMARQLLYSQRYFERLFGRRAEVLWLPDSFGFQATLAQIARLGGIKYFATHKLTWNDTNRFPYGPFLWDGGDGEPLPAVVYGFGGGGYNSPLTASAVLEQWESWPTKERPALLSYGYGDGGGGPNEDMELKFNIVNELPGLPRLVHATPSEYFKAVDFSSAGRWRGRLYVETHRGTYTSHSLMKALHFEAERWMRELEAWQALSGTYDRERVQARWKVIMRDEFHDVLPGSAVREVYEEVYRELRSLTDELRADALKAMASAAGGEGLAVFNSLPWRRHGYIITDRPIKGSQRIDEGYLAYVSAPAMGFAPLRPLDPGDRASARAEGDSAVLENSAVRAVISRDGTITSLVLKAAGEELVSGTANEVAVYQNSPGWADAWDIEPGYRAGELRLRADSVAVKYSGPLMASALISYSLGRNRLVQEVRLYAGLPLLEFKVHAEFVDRELMVKAWHSFNTNADRYAYGAPMGVLEEPAFKNTSWEKAMFEVPFQKFIDLYDSGRGVALLSPKKYGASVEGNRVGLTLLRTPMFPDPATDLEAQDFTYALMAHAGDWRQAGVPRAAYEYAFPLVVASGNREASLMELSPENLVLEAVKAPEDGDGLVVRMFETHNSSGVGVLRAPFRVAEARSVNILEEEEVPRTIQVEGDAVRFSYRPREIITLLLRPAR
- a CDS encoding tyrosine-type recombinase/integrase produces the protein MVRRGWDSGLDFEEAYRRILNHMLSSRSPYDVVLLVQLRNGSRVGEAVEAVRQFCETGQDLVLVRVEKHKDNDVRLMVLPEELRSGEGRQLLSEACAALSALRNPKAAVKVYCCRAYGFNTHALRYAFVSYLLKRDVSPSIVAKITGHRSLDHILHYTEVRLAEEVLAGLRGWGASPAEGQAP
- a CDS encoding transcriptional regulator encodes the protein MALRRAVAVATLAVALLALLAVARAQATSISATARIDEAGDLELYAVYNVTSAPALLVVPAKSPAAYFAVENGTTELPVQYNGTDLLVAVDQPGIVNVSYLTLQATSKEGALWEANFTMPCPGDVFLPPQSTPIYVSPVPQQVFYVNGSPALVMPSGPVTIEYMMSPPVSTTTTVVAHSVTTTSSITPTTTTTRAPSPSYLLPLIIVVVIVAAGGAGAALVMRRRGGGGPAEALDDRDRAILSAISKLGGEATASQVMGETNIPRSPLYRRLDKLVRLGYLEEGVRGNTKVYRCRRPGCS